The Pocillopora verrucosa isolate sample1 chromosome 2, ASM3666991v2, whole genome shotgun sequence genome has a segment encoding these proteins:
- the LOC131787778 gene encoding uncharacterized protein, translating to MSNRKDIYVKKLGLIPLSEEGGYFSETYRSPETIPVEGREGTERSLFTTIFYLIAPELGGKNFFNKNKSDITHFFHDGWPAKYIYITQEGKVEEFILGKDILKGHVLQQRVPGGCLKAAKILIDESSEYEKYPGETPFTLISEKMSPGFDYRDRHVPLASEVKSMYENLWPEIKEYCAPDENN from the coding sequence ATGAGCAATCGGAAAGACATCTATGTCAAAAAGCTGGGTTTGATTCCACTCTCCGAGGAAGGAGGTTACTTTAGCGAAACTTATCGATCTCCCGAGACGATTCCAGTTGAAGGACGCGAAGGAACAGAGAGGAGCTTATTCACAACAATTTTCTACCTGATTGCGCCTGAACTGGgaggaaaaaacttttttaataagAACAAGAGTGACATCACCCACTTTTTTCACGATGGATGGCCAGCTAAATACATCTATATAACACAAGAGGGCAAAGTTGAAGAGTTTATCTTAGGTAAAGACATTTTAAAGGGCCACGTTCTTCAACAAAGGGTTCCAGGTGGCTGTCTTAAGGCAGCCAAAATTTTAATCGACGAGTCTAGCGAGTATGAAAAGTATCCGGGCGAAACACCTTTCACGTTGATCTCAGAGAAGATGTCACCAGGATTTGATTACAGAGATCGTCATGTACCGCTGGCTTCTGAAGTAAAATCTATGTATGAGAATCTGTGGCCAGAGATAAAAGAGTACTGCGCACCGGACGAAAATAATTAA